A genomic segment from Streptomyces sp. NBC_00654 encodes:
- a CDS encoding ABC transporter ATP-binding protein has protein sequence MTQQQTAGGDVRLSGISKTYGSFTAVQPLDLTVPQGSFFALLGASGCGKTTTLRMIAGLEEATTGTVSLGGVDITGLPPYKRPVNTVFQSYALFPHLDITENIAFGLRRRRIKSVRKQVDDMLELVQLGDFARRKPHQLSGGQQQRVAVARALINHPQVLLLDEPLGALDLKLRRQMQLELKRIQTEVGITFVHVTHDQEEAMTMADTVAVMNGGRVEQLGAPADLYENPRTTFVANFLGTSNLIEGEILSTGEDLVVSAGGGKLRLPGGRCSAPAENGGRILLGVRPEKISLAHADDAGSIADGRNRVTGKIVDSSFIGVSTQYVVRSATGQALHVYEQNVERRAGLAPGAEVVLHWNPAHTFGLGADQDIDAGVESVEDAA, from the coding sequence ATGACACAGCAGCAGACAGCGGGCGGCGACGTCCGCCTCTCCGGGATCAGCAAGACCTACGGCTCCTTCACCGCCGTACAGCCGCTCGATCTGACCGTTCCGCAGGGCTCCTTCTTCGCGCTGCTCGGCGCGTCCGGCTGCGGCAAGACCACCACCCTGCGCATGATCGCGGGCCTGGAGGAGGCGACCACCGGCACCGTCTCGCTCGGCGGCGTGGACATCACCGGCCTGCCCCCCTACAAGCGGCCCGTCAACACCGTCTTCCAGAGCTACGCGCTCTTCCCGCACCTGGACATCACCGAGAACATCGCCTTCGGACTGCGCCGGCGCCGCATCAAGTCCGTGCGGAAACAGGTCGACGACATGCTGGAACTCGTCCAGCTCGGCGACTTCGCCCGCCGCAAGCCGCACCAGCTCTCCGGCGGCCAGCAGCAGCGCGTCGCCGTGGCCCGCGCGCTCATCAACCACCCGCAGGTGCTCCTGCTCGACGAGCCGCTCGGCGCCCTCGACCTCAAGCTGCGCCGCCAGATGCAGCTGGAACTCAAGCGGATCCAGACCGAGGTCGGCATCACGTTCGTCCATGTCACCCACGACCAGGAAGAGGCCATGACCATGGCCGACACCGTCGCGGTGATGAACGGCGGCCGGGTCGAACAGCTCGGCGCACCCGCCGATCTGTACGAGAACCCGCGGACGACCTTCGTCGCGAACTTCCTCGGCACCTCGAACCTCATCGAGGGCGAGATCCTCTCCACCGGCGAGGACCTCGTCGTCTCGGCGGGCGGCGGGAAGCTCAGGCTGCCCGGCGGCCGGTGTTCGGCCCCGGCGGAGAACGGCGGCAGGATCCTCCTGGGCGTCCGCCCCGAGAAGATCTCCCTCGCGCACGCCGACGACGCCGGCTCCATAGCCGACGGCCGCAACCGCGTCACCGGCAAGATCGTCGACTCCAGCTTCATCGGCGTCTCCACCCAGTACGTGGTGCGCAGCGCCACGGGCCAGGCGCTCCACGTCTACGAGCAGAACGTCGAGCGGCGCGCGGGGCTCGCCCCCGGAGCCGAGGTCGTCCTGCACTGGAACCCCGCCCACACCTTCGGCCTCGGGGCCGACCAGGACATCGACGCCGGTGTGGAGAGCGTGGAGGACGCGGCGTGA
- a CDS encoding phosphatase PAP2 family protein: MRETPRPQGTAGDAGPGLPQHGPGRAFAHTTGASGSGTSHRSDGRSPHTPRGARRTDPAGHPGTTPPVPGWPASLVVRMSVLLSVFALITWQVVADGPLLAPDERIGRALAGRGSAGFTDALSDLGGMRIALPVLACAIVFALVRGARREPLYAVLTMAAVPALVVPLKIWTDRQGPLTEATGYYPSGHTATAAVAYGAAALLLVPYAKRSWPMPVAAVLLTAATSIGLVLRGYHWPLDVVGSWCLSGVLLLVLRAGLERVSRRSTRRSSSRTPSC; encoded by the coding sequence ATGAGAGAAACACCTCGCCCGCAGGGGACTGCGGGCGATGCCGGGCCGGGGCTTCCCCAGCACGGACCCGGTCGTGCCTTCGCGCACACCACCGGAGCCTCTGGCTCCGGGACTTCTCACCGATCGGACGGCCGCTCGCCCCACACCCCCCGGGGCGCGCGGCGAACCGATCCGGCCGGCCATCCCGGAACAACCCCCCCTGTTCCCGGGTGGCCGGCTTCTCTCGTTGTCCGGATGTCGGTGCTGCTGAGCGTCTTCGCGCTCATCACCTGGCAGGTCGTGGCCGACGGCCCCCTGCTCGCCCCCGACGAGCGGATCGGCCGGGCCCTGGCGGGGCGGGGCTCCGCCGGGTTCACCGACGCCCTCTCCGACCTCGGCGGTATGCGGATCGCCCTGCCGGTACTGGCCTGCGCGATCGTCTTCGCCCTGGTCCGCGGCGCCCGGCGCGAGCCGTTGTACGCGGTCCTCACCATGGCGGCCGTACCGGCGCTGGTCGTCCCGCTGAAGATCTGGACCGACCGCCAGGGCCCCCTGACCGAGGCGACCGGCTACTACCCCTCCGGCCATACGGCGACCGCCGCGGTGGCGTACGGCGCGGCGGCCCTGCTGCTGGTCCCGTATGCGAAGCGCTCATGGCCGATGCCCGTGGCCGCCGTCCTGCTGACGGCGGCGACGAGCATCGGCCTGGTGCTGCGCGGCTACCACTGGCCACTGGACGTGGTCGGCAGCTGGTGCCTGAGCGGGGTGCTGCTGCTGGTACTCCGGGCGGGACTGGAGCGGGTCAGCCGCCGAAGTACGCGTCGAAGTTCTTCGAGAACTCCCAGTTGTTGA
- a CDS encoding chitinase yields the protein MERTGPPARYSGLLAAFSAALLAAGTLVASAPAAGAADADLARNGGFEAGLDGWSCTGGSGAAVSTPVHSGTSALRATPAGGDNAKCSQTVTVKPDSTYTLSAWVQGSYVYLGAAGTGTTDVSTWTQSAGAWKQLTTTFRTGPATTSVSVYTHGWFGTPAYYADDLTLVGPGGDPVALPSVPAGLKAGAPTSSSVPLSWTAATGATGYHVYRGGTKVALVTGTSTTVTGLTASTAYSFQVAATNAAGESAKSAAVTATTTAGGGGGDAGLPAHALVGYLHSSFANGSGYTRMADVPASWDVINLAFGEPTSVTSGDIRFSLCPVTECPNVESEAEFKAAIKAKQAAGKKVLISIGGQNGQVQLSTTAARDAFVSSVSKIIDTYGLDGLDIDFEGHSLSLNTGDTDFRSPTSPVIVNLISAVKSLKAKYGSDFVLTMAPETFFVQLGYQYYGSGPWGGQDPRAGAYLPVIHALRDDLTLLHVQDYNSGSIMGLDNQYHSMGGADFHIAMTDMLLTGFPVAGDQAKVFPALRPEQVAFGLPASTQAGNGHTSPAEVTKALNCLTKKTDCGSYRTHGTWSGLRGLMTWSINWDRFNNWEFSKNFDAYFGG from the coding sequence GTGGAACGCACGGGACCCCCCGCCCGATATTCCGGACTTCTGGCCGCATTCTCGGCCGCCCTGCTCGCCGCCGGCACGCTGGTCGCCTCGGCGCCCGCGGCCGGCGCGGCTGATGCCGACCTGGCGCGAAACGGCGGTTTCGAGGCGGGCCTGGACGGCTGGAGCTGTACCGGCGGCAGCGGAGCCGCAGTCAGTACGCCGGTGCACAGCGGCACCTCCGCGCTGCGGGCCACCCCGGCCGGCGGCGACAACGCCAAGTGCTCCCAGACGGTGACGGTCAAGCCCGACTCCACGTACACGCTCAGCGCCTGGGTGCAGGGTTCCTACGTCTACCTCGGCGCGGCCGGCACCGGCACCACCGACGTGTCCACCTGGACCCAGTCCGCCGGAGCGTGGAAGCAGCTCACCACCACCTTCAGGACCGGGCCCGCCACCACCTCGGTGAGCGTCTACACCCACGGCTGGTTCGGTACTCCCGCCTACTACGCCGACGACCTCACCCTGGTCGGTCCGGGCGGCGACCCCGTCGCGCTCCCGTCCGTGCCCGCCGGGCTGAAGGCCGGAGCGCCCACCTCGTCCTCCGTGCCCCTGTCCTGGACGGCCGCCACCGGCGCCACCGGCTACCACGTGTACCGGGGCGGTACGAAGGTGGCCTTGGTCACCGGCACCTCCACCACGGTGACGGGCCTGACCGCCTCGACCGCGTACAGCTTCCAGGTCGCCGCGACCAACGCCGCCGGGGAGTCCGCGAAGTCGGCCGCCGTCACCGCGACCACCACCGCGGGCGGAGGCGGCGGTGACGCCGGGCTCCCGGCCCACGCGCTCGTCGGCTACCTCCACTCCAGCTTCGCCAACGGCTCGGGCTACACGCGGATGGCGGACGTGCCCGCCTCCTGGGACGTCATCAACCTCGCCTTCGGCGAGCCGACCTCGGTCACCTCCGGCGACATCCGCTTCTCGCTGTGCCCCGTGACCGAATGCCCGAACGTCGAGTCCGAGGCGGAGTTCAAGGCCGCCATCAAGGCCAAGCAGGCCGCGGGCAAGAAGGTGCTGATCTCCATCGGCGGCCAGAACGGCCAGGTGCAGCTCTCCACCACCGCCGCCCGTGACGCCTTCGTCTCGTCGGTGTCCAAGATCATCGACACCTATGGCCTGGACGGCCTGGACATCGACTTCGAGGGCCACTCCCTCTCGCTGAACACCGGTGACACCGACTTCCGCAGCCCGACGTCCCCGGTCATCGTCAACCTGATCTCCGCGGTGAAGTCCCTCAAGGCCAAGTACGGCTCCGACTTCGTCCTCACCATGGCGCCGGAGACCTTCTTCGTACAGCTCGGCTACCAGTACTACGGCTCCGGCCCCTGGGGCGGCCAGGACCCGCGCGCCGGTGCCTACCTCCCGGTCATCCACGCCCTGCGGGACGATCTGACCCTGCTGCACGTCCAGGACTACAACTCGGGCTCCATCATGGGCCTGGACAACCAGTACCACTCGATGGGCGGCGCCGACTTCCACATCGCCATGACGGACATGCTGCTCACCGGCTTCCCGGTGGCGGGCGACCAGGCGAAGGTCTTCCCGGCGCTCCGTCCCGAGCAGGTCGCCTTCGGCCTGCCCGCCTCGACCCAGGCGGGCAACGGGCACACCTCGCCCGCCGAGGTCACCAAGGCGCTGAACTGCCTGACGAAGAAGACCGACTGCGGTTCGTACCGGACCCACGGCACCTGGTCGGGGCTGCGCGGACTGATGACCTGGTCGATCAACTGGGACCGCTTCAACAACTGGGAGTTCTCGAAGAACTTCGACGCGTACTTCGGCGGCTGA
- a CDS encoding ABC transporter permease produces MSVTDAPPAKTAEPQPRKPSVRKPSTRRRLVPYWLLLPGILWLVVFFALPLVYQASTSVQTGSLEKGFEVTWHFATYWDALRDYYPQFIRSLLYAGTATILCLLLGYPLAYLIAFKAGRWRNLVLVLVIAPFFTSFLIRTLAWKTILADGGAVVDVLNTLHVLDVTSWLGWTESNRVLATPMAVVCGLTYNFLPFMILPLYTSLERIDGRLHEAAGDLYATPATTFRKVTFPLSMPGVVSGTLLTFIPASGDYVNAELLGSTDTKMVGSVIQTQFLRVLDYPTAAALSFILMAIVLLMVTVYIRRSGTEDLV; encoded by the coding sequence GTGAGTGTCACCGACGCGCCTCCCGCGAAGACCGCCGAGCCGCAGCCGCGCAAGCCCTCCGTCCGCAAGCCCTCCACCCGCAGGCGGCTCGTCCCGTACTGGCTGCTGCTCCCCGGCATCCTGTGGCTCGTCGTCTTCTTCGCCCTGCCGCTCGTCTACCAGGCGTCGACCTCCGTACAGACCGGGTCCCTGGAGAAGGGCTTCGAGGTCACCTGGCACTTCGCGACCTACTGGGACGCGCTGCGGGACTACTACCCGCAGTTCATCCGCTCCCTGCTCTACGCGGGCACCGCCACGATCCTGTGCCTGCTGCTCGGCTATCCGCTCGCGTATCTGATCGCGTTCAAGGCGGGCCGCTGGCGCAACCTGGTACTGGTGCTGGTCATCGCCCCGTTCTTCACCAGCTTCCTCATCCGTACGCTGGCCTGGAAGACGATCCTCGCGGACGGCGGCGCGGTCGTCGACGTCCTGAACACCCTGCACGTCCTGGACGTCACCAGCTGGCTCGGCTGGACCGAGTCCAACCGTGTGCTGGCCACCCCGATGGCCGTTGTCTGCGGTCTGACGTACAACTTCCTGCCGTTCATGATCCTGCCGCTCTACACCTCGCTGGAGCGGATCGACGGCCGGCTCCACGAGGCGGCCGGCGATCTGTACGCCACCCCCGCCACCACCTTCCGCAAGGTGACGTTCCCGCTGTCCATGCCGGGGGTCGTCTCGGGGACCCTGCTGACCTTCATCCCGGCCAGCGGTGACTACGTCAACGCGGAACTGCTCGGCTCCACCGACACCAAGATGGTCGGCAGCGTCATCCAGACCCAGTTCCTGCGGGTCCTGGACTATCCGACGGCCGCCGCGCTCTCGTTCATCCTCATGGCGATCGTCCTGCTGATGGTCACCGTCTACATCCGCCGCTCCGGGACGGAGGACCTGGTCTGA
- the gabT gene encoding 4-aminobutyrate--2-oxoglutarate transaminase, protein MTAIPQERRVVTAIPGPKSAELQARRVAAVAAGVGSTLPVFTARAGGGIIEDVDGNRLIDFGSGIAVTSVGASAEAVVRRASAQLADFTHTCFMVTPYEGYVEVCEQLAELTPGDHAKKSALFNSGAEAVENAVKIARAYTRRTAVVVFDHGYHGRTNLTMALTAKNMPYKQGFGPFAPEVYRVPVAYGYRWPTGAENAGAEASAQAIDEITKQIGADNVAAIIIEPVLGEGGFIEPAKGFLPAIARFAKDNGIVFVADEIQSGFCRTGQWFACEDEGIVPDLITTAKGIAGGLPLSAVTGRAEIMDAAHAGGLGGTYGGNPVACAGALGAIETMRELDLNGKARRIEEVMKGRLAEMRAKLPNGDIIGDIRGRGAMIAIELVKSGTKDPNPEAAGALAKACHAEGLLVLTCGTYGNVLRFLPPLVIGEDLLNEGLDIIEQAFAKA, encoded by the coding sequence ATGACCGCAATTCCGCAGGAGCGCCGCGTCGTCACCGCCATCCCCGGCCCGAAGTCGGCCGAGCTGCAGGCTCGCCGTGTCGCGGCGGTCGCCGCAGGTGTGGGCTCCACCCTGCCGGTGTTCACCGCCCGCGCCGGTGGCGGCATCATCGAGGACGTGGACGGCAACCGGCTGATCGACTTCGGTTCCGGTATCGCCGTGACGTCGGTGGGCGCCTCCGCCGAGGCCGTCGTACGCCGCGCGTCCGCGCAGCTCGCCGACTTCACCCACACCTGTTTCATGGTCACGCCGTACGAGGGGTACGTCGAGGTCTGCGAGCAGCTCGCCGAGCTGACGCCGGGCGACCACGCGAAGAAGTCCGCGCTGTTCAACTCGGGTGCCGAGGCCGTCGAGAACGCGGTGAAGATCGCCCGCGCCTACACCAGGCGCACCGCGGTCGTCGTCTTCGACCACGGCTACCACGGCCGGACGAACCTCACGATGGCGCTGACGGCGAAGAACATGCCGTACAAGCAGGGCTTCGGTCCGTTCGCGCCCGAGGTCTACCGGGTCCCGGTCGCCTACGGCTACCGCTGGCCGACCGGTGCCGAGAACGCCGGCGCCGAGGCCTCCGCCCAGGCCATCGACGAGATCACCAAGCAGATCGGCGCGGACAACGTCGCCGCGATCATCATCGAGCCGGTCCTCGGCGAGGGCGGCTTCATCGAGCCCGCCAAGGGCTTCCTCCCGGCGATCGCCCGGTTCGCCAAGGACAACGGCATCGTGTTCGTCGCGGACGAGATCCAGTCCGGCTTCTGCCGTACCGGCCAGTGGTTCGCCTGCGAGGACGAGGGCATCGTCCCGGACCTGATCACCACCGCCAAGGGCATCGCGGGCGGCCTGCCGCTGTCCGCCGTCACCGGCCGCGCCGAGATCATGGACGCCGCGCACGCCGGCGGCCTGGGCGGCACGTACGGCGGTAACCCGGTCGCCTGCGCGGGCGCGCTCGGCGCGATCGAGACCATGCGCGAGCTGGACCTGAACGGGAAGGCCCGGCGCATCGAGGAGGTCATGAAGGGACGCCTCGCCGAGATGCGGGCGAAGCTCCCGAACGGCGACATCATCGGTGACATCCGCGGCCGCGGTGCCATGATCGCGATCGAGCTGGTGAAGTCCGGTACGAAGGACCCGAACCCGGAGGCCGCCGGCGCGCTGGCCAAGGCCTGCCATGCCGAGGGGCTGCTGGTCCTCACCTGTGGCACGTACGGCAATGTGCTGCGCTTCCTGCCGCCGCTCGTCATCGGCGAGGACCTGCTGAACGAGGGGCTCGACATCATCGAGCAGGCGTTCGCCAAGGCCTGA
- a CDS encoding ABC transporter permease translates to MPVLRWLRRNLIVIAGLLTLAYMILPNIVVMVFSFNKPNGRFNYAWQRFSLDAWKDPCGVADLCGSLSLSLQIAAWATVGATVLGTMIAFALVRYRFRARGAINSLIFLPMAMPEVVMAASLLTLFLNMGAELGFWTVLIAHIMFCLSFVVTAVKARVMSMDPRLEEAARDLYAGPVQTFVRVTLPIAAPGIAAGALLAFALSFDDFIITNFNAGSTVTFPMFVWGSAQRGTPVQINVIGTAMFVIAVLVVLAGQLVANRRKNSAKN, encoded by the coding sequence ATGCCCGTACTGCGCTGGCTTCGCCGCAATCTGATCGTCATCGCGGGTCTGCTGACCCTCGCGTACATGATCCTGCCGAACATCGTCGTGATGGTGTTCTCGTTCAACAAGCCGAACGGGCGCTTCAACTACGCCTGGCAGCGGTTCTCGCTGGACGCCTGGAAGGACCCGTGCGGGGTCGCCGACCTGTGCGGCTCGCTCTCGCTCTCCCTCCAGATCGCCGCCTGGGCCACCGTCGGCGCGACGGTGCTCGGCACGATGATCGCCTTCGCGCTGGTCCGCTACCGCTTCCGGGCGCGCGGCGCGATCAACTCGCTGATCTTCCTGCCGATGGCGATGCCCGAGGTCGTCATGGCCGCGTCGCTGCTCACGCTCTTCCTCAACATGGGCGCCGAGCTGGGCTTCTGGACCGTGCTGATCGCCCACATCATGTTCTGCCTGAGCTTTGTGGTGACGGCGGTCAAGGCACGGGTGATGTCGATGGACCCGCGGCTGGAGGAAGCGGCCCGCGACCTCTACGCGGGGCCCGTCCAGACCTTCGTCCGGGTGACCCTGCCGATCGCGGCCCCCGGAATCGCCGCGGGCGCGCTGCTCGCCTTCGCGCTCTCCTTCGACGATTTCATCATCACCAATTTCAACGCGGGCTCGACCGTGACCTTCCCCATGTTCGTCTGGGGATCGGCACAGCGCGGCACGCCCGTGCAGATCAACGTCATCGGCACCGCGATGTTCGTCATTGCGGTATTGGTGGTACTCGCCGGCCAGCTCGTCGCGAACCGGCGGAAGAACAGCGCGAAGAACTGA
- a CDS encoding FAD-binding oxidoreductase: MAPAAMRSAAQSLSGAKPVSYWLDDPARPQALPALTGDERTDLLVIGGGYSGLWTALLAKERDPQRDVVLIEGHEVGWAASGRNGGFCAASLTHGLPNGLERWPDEIGRLEELGAQNLDAIEAAVARYGIDCEFERTGEIDVATEPHQLEELREWHREATERGFTGLEFLDRDALRAEVDSPTFLGGLWDRRGVAMLHPAKLAWGLKQACLGLGVRIHEHTRALELARTGSGMAVRTPYGRVFARRVALGTNIFPSLVKRVRPYTVPVYDYALMTEPLTPEQLASIGWKNRQGLGDSANQFHYFRLSADHRILWGGYDAIYPYGGRLSADLDQRPETFLKLADQFFTCFPQLSGLNFSHAWGGAIDTCSRFSAFFGTAHQGRVAYAAGYTGLGVGATRFGADVMLDLLSGERTGLTELEMVRSKPMPFPPEPFAWAGIELTKRSLARADSHGGHRNLWLRTMDRLGLGFDS; this comes from the coding sequence ATGGCCCCAGCTGCCATGCGTAGTGCCGCACAATCCCTCTCCGGCGCGAAGCCGGTCTCCTACTGGCTCGACGACCCCGCCAGGCCACAGGCGCTCCCCGCCCTCACCGGCGACGAACGGACCGACCTGCTCGTCATCGGCGGCGGCTACAGCGGACTGTGGACCGCGCTCCTGGCCAAGGAGCGCGACCCCCAGCGCGATGTCGTCCTGATCGAGGGGCACGAGGTGGGCTGGGCCGCCTCGGGGCGCAACGGCGGATTCTGCGCCGCCTCCCTCACCCACGGCCTGCCCAACGGCCTGGAGCGCTGGCCGGACGAGATCGGGAGGCTGGAGGAGCTGGGCGCACAGAACCTCGACGCCATCGAGGCGGCCGTCGCCCGCTACGGCATCGACTGCGAGTTCGAGCGGACCGGCGAGATCGATGTCGCCACCGAACCGCACCAGCTCGAAGAGCTGCGGGAATGGCACCGGGAGGCCACGGAACGGGGCTTCACCGGGCTGGAATTCCTCGACCGCGACGCGCTGCGCGCCGAGGTCGACTCACCCACCTTCCTGGGCGGGCTCTGGGACCGGCGCGGGGTCGCGATGCTGCACCCCGCCAAGCTGGCCTGGGGCCTGAAACAGGCCTGCCTCGGCCTCGGCGTACGGATCCACGAGCACACCCGTGCCCTCGAACTCGCCCGTACGGGCTCCGGAATGGCGGTACGCACCCCCTACGGGCGGGTCTTCGCCCGCCGGGTCGCGCTCGGCACGAACATCTTCCCCTCGCTCGTCAAGCGGGTCCGCCCCTACACCGTGCCGGTCTACGACTACGCGCTGATGACCGAACCGCTCACCCCCGAGCAGCTCGCCTCCATCGGCTGGAAGAACCGTCAGGGACTCGGCGACAGCGCCAATCAGTTCCACTATTTCCGGCTCTCCGCGGACCATCGCATTCTGTGGGGCGGCTATGACGCGATCTATCCGTACGGGGGCCGGCTCAGCGCCGATCTGGACCAGCGCCCGGAGACCTTCCTGAAGCTCGCGGACCAGTTCTTCACCTGTTTTCCGCAGCTTTCCGGGCTGAATTTCTCGCATGCCTGGGGAGGTGCCATCGACACCTGTTCCCGCTTCTCCGCCTTTTTCGGGACGGCCCATCAGGGGCGCGTCGCGTATGCCGCCGGATATACCGGGCTGGGTGTCGGGGCGACCCGTTTCGGGGCGGATGTGATGCTCGATCTGCTGTCCGGCGAGCGCACCGGGCTGACCGAGCTGGAGATGGTCCGCTCCAAGCCGATGCCGTTCCCGCCGGAGCCCTTCGCCTGGGCCGGTATCGAGCTCACCAAGCGGTCCCTGGCCCGTGCCGACAGCCATGGCGGACACCGCAATCTGTGGCTGCGGACCATGGACCGGCTGGGGCTCGGATTCGACAGCTGA
- a CDS encoding ATP/GTP-binding protein: MNDEGTHHARGTSAKRVPGPTPPPLPSLPPRVGPGDGGTPLGEWLRTPRRPQAPGVWRYGHIPRPPERPEGVSDRSLVVGVVISLLSGLLLWSLWRNGYIPYRLIPVKLFTPGDWWYAGSFGGPATVEGARALTVYEALLFGLLVYGCGRLGNWPELFRRHVASRGQPSLAVAAALAAGLAQLLVWKDAVPVLRPALILAAAVVGGENFQSQTVVNLVYTLIAAAVLWPFARLGRWRELAADRLGRRSAARGGDAELSVPAQLAAPTPDRWPELRDAGWTDAADTLTAEVRTGRMNDVDCARLRHAWAVGRDHPDRLAALGEAVLRDGGAAALHPSGSRDLPRRTAQHDLLTGQVRIGRCADDAHNPYARRGSGLALEPALLGTSLLAVGPPGAGKSDRLVRPVVESLALQALAGKAALVAVGGRGAPLGPDDAYDVVVKIGDPASGHDFDLYGGTTDPDEAAAVLAEGLAGDVGSLDSRRAATVLAQLLGPYRTAHGHFPGVPELRELLDGGPAALTALRAALEAGGHGAMLRELDARARQAGGAGDPAPALADRIALLDRPAFAGFFTTGGGARVFSLRSLEQYPLRVRVDLPERGHAEASRLLTRLLLAQFNAVAAARTDRSLFAGLVLDDATHAVTAETVRGIRRLRSVNAGVVLALRTIDDVPETLHTPLLGAVGCSMAFSGITTWDGKRFTEAWGKEWVETREVAQHTVFADQPFTRALHALRKLVTGKAVTRDAVTVRQVERERWSASELAYSVPAGHAVLSLTTVAGEHAPPLLVELGG, from the coding sequence ATGAACGACGAAGGCACGCACCACGCACGGGGCACGAGTGCGAAACGTGTGCCAGGACCCACCCCGCCACCCCTGCCGTCCCTGCCGCCCCGGGTGGGGCCCGGGGACGGGGGCACCCCGCTGGGGGAGTGGCTGCGCACCCCGCGCCGGCCCCAGGCCCCGGGTGTCTGGCGGTACGGCCACATCCCGCGCCCGCCCGAGCGGCCCGAGGGCGTCTCCGACCGCTCACTGGTGGTCGGCGTGGTGATCTCGCTGCTCTCCGGCCTGCTCCTGTGGTCGCTCTGGCGCAACGGCTACATCCCCTACCGGCTGATCCCGGTCAAACTCTTCACGCCGGGCGACTGGTGGTACGCGGGGAGCTTCGGCGGCCCCGCGACGGTCGAGGGGGCCCGTGCCCTCACGGTGTACGAGGCCCTCCTCTTCGGCCTCCTCGTCTACGGCTGCGGGCGCCTGGGCAACTGGCCCGAGCTCTTCCGGCGCCATGTGGCGAGCCGGGGGCAGCCCTCCCTCGCGGTGGCGGCGGCGCTCGCCGCCGGACTGGCCCAGCTCCTCGTCTGGAAGGACGCCGTGCCGGTCCTCCGGCCCGCGCTGATCCTGGCCGCCGCCGTCGTGGGCGGCGAGAACTTCCAGAGCCAGACGGTCGTGAACCTGGTCTACACGCTGATCGCCGCCGCGGTGCTCTGGCCGTTCGCCCGGCTGGGCCGCTGGCGCGAACTGGCCGCCGACCGCCTCGGCCGCCGCTCCGCCGCGCGGGGCGGGGACGCGGAGCTCTCCGTACCGGCACAGCTCGCCGCACCCACCCCCGACCGCTGGCCCGAGCTGCGGGACGCCGGGTGGACCGACGCCGCCGACACCCTCACCGCCGAGGTGCGCACCGGCCGTATGAACGACGTCGACTGCGCCCGGCTGCGCCACGCCTGGGCCGTCGGCCGGGACCACCCCGACCGGCTCGCCGCGCTCGGCGAGGCCGTACTGCGCGACGGGGGCGCCGCCGCACTGCACCCCTCGGGCAGCCGCGACCTGCCCCGGCGCACCGCGCAGCACGATCTGCTCACCGGGCAGGTCCGGATCGGCCGCTGCGCGGACGACGCGCACAACCCGTACGCCCGCCGGGGCTCGGGCCTGGCACTGGAACCCGCGCTGCTGGGCACCTCGCTGCTGGCGGTCGGGCCGCCCGGGGCCGGCAAGTCCGACCGGCTGGTGCGCCCGGTCGTCGAGTCCCTCGCCCTCCAGGCCCTGGCCGGGAAGGCGGCGCTGGTCGCCGTCGGCGGCAGGGGCGCCCCGCTCGGCCCCGACGACGCCTACGACGTCGTCGTGAAGATCGGTGACCCGGCGTCCGGCCACGACTTCGACCTGTACGGCGGTACGACCGACCCCGACGAGGCCGCGGCCGTGCTCGCGGAGGGGCTGGCCGGTGATGTCGGCAGCCTCGACAGCCGGCGCGCCGCGACCGTCCTGGCCCAGCTGCTCGGCCCCTACCGCACCGCCCACGGCCACTTCCCCGGCGTCCCCGAACTGCGCGAACTCCTCGACGGCGGCCCGGCCGCGCTCACCGCGCTGCGGGCGGCACTCGAAGCGGGCGGGCACGGCGCGATGCTGCGCGAGCTGGACGCCCGCGCCCGGCAGGCGGGCGGCGCGGGAGACCCCGCGCCGGCGCTCGCCGACCGGATCGCCCTGCTCGACCGGCCCGCGTTCGCCGGGTTCTTCACCACCGGCGGCGGGGCCCGCGTCTTCTCCCTGCGCTCCCTGGAGCAGTATCCGCTGCGGGTCCGCGTGGACCTTCCCGAGCGCGGCCACGCGGAGGCCTCCCGGCTGCTCACCCGGCTGCTGCTCGCCCAGTTCAACGCCGTCGCCGCGGCTCGTACCGACCGCTCGCTGTTCGCCGGACTCGTCCTGGACGACGCCACCCACGCCGTCACCGCCGAGACCGTCCGGGGCATCCGGCGCCTGCGGTCGGTGAACGCGGGCGTGGTCCTGGCCCTGCGGACCATCGACGACGTCCCCGAGACGCTGCACACCCCGCTGCTCGGCGCGGTCGGCTGCAGCATGGCCTTCTCCGGCATCACCACCTGGGACGGCAAACGGTTCACGGAGGCCTGGGGCAAGGAGTGGGTGGAGACCCGCGAGGTCGCCCAGCACACCGTCTTCGCCGACCAGCCGTTCACCCGGGCGCTGCACGCGCTGCGCAAGCTCGTCACCGGCAAGGCCGTGACCAGGGACGCCGTGACCGTACGGCAGGTCGAGCGGGAGCGCTGGTCGGCCTCGGAGCTGGCCTACTCCGTTCCGGCCGGGCACGCGGTGCTCTCGCTGACCACGGTGGCGGGGGAGCACGCGCCCCCGCTCCTGGTGGAGCTCGGTGGCTGA